From one Rubrobacter xylanophilus genomic stretch:
- the atpC gene encoding ATP synthase F1 subunit epsilon: protein MAEGGRQLFCRLITPERVVYDGEADLVVAKIADGEIGVMVDHYPVISTVDFWDVRITRGDERRIYATSDGFFKVADNLVQILVEEAIPAAEINVEEAEHRIEQAERELSELPEEEDEESRRAREEISRRVRLGENLVRVARKYGGG from the coding sequence ATGGCCGAGGGGGGGCGTCAGCTCTTCTGCCGCCTGATCACGCCCGAGCGCGTCGTCTACGACGGCGAGGCGGACCTGGTGGTCGCCAAGATCGCCGACGGCGAGATCGGGGTGATGGTGGACCACTACCCGGTGATCTCGACCGTGGACTTCTGGGACGTCAGGATCACCCGGGGTGACGAGCGCCGCATCTACGCCACCTCCGACGGCTTCTTCAAGGTCGCCGACAACCTAGTCCAGATCCTGGTCGAGGAGGCGATCCCCGCCGCCGAGATAAACGTGGAGGAGGCCGAGCACCGGATCGAACAGGCCGAGCGGGAGCTCTCCGAACTTCCGGAAGAGGAGGACGAGGAGTCCCGCCGGGCACGGGAGGAGATATCGCGCCGGGTCAGGCTCGGAGAGAACCTCGTCCGGGTGGCGCGCAAGTACGGCGGGGGTTAG
- the atpD gene encoding F0F1 ATP synthase subunit beta has protein sequence MAENGGAERAVSQDGRPREGGVGRVVEVKGPVVDVRFPPDQIPEIYNALTCKIETEEGEQTLTLEVQQLLGDDMVRTVAMSSTDGLKRGVEVQDTGRPIAVPVGEAVLGRVLDVLGEPVDEQGPVEGEADRWPIHRPAPRFEDLSTKAEQFVSGIKVIDLLCPVRRGGKVGLFGGAGVGKTVLITELINNIALQYEGTSVFTGVGERTREGTALYGEMEEAGVLKNTALIFGQMNEPPGARFRVGLTGVTIAEYFRDVLGQDVLFFLDNIFRFAQAGNEVSALMGRMPSEVGYQPTLGTEMGALQERITSTKKGSITSFQAVYVPADDPTDPAPFTVFAHLDSTVELSRSLFEQAIFPAVDPLASSSTILDPDVVGQEHYEVAQEVKGILQRYKELQDIIAILGIDELSEEDKVIVARARRLQRFLSQPFFVAEQFTSLPGKFVELEETVQSFREVVEGKHDDLPEQAFYLVGGIDDVLEKARQLSGEEEEDEEAAKEEAGVGAGGEGS, from the coding sequence ATGGCGGAGAACGGCGGAGCCGAGAGAGCGGTAAGCCAGGACGGTCGGCCCCGCGAGGGCGGGGTCGGGCGGGTCGTGGAGGTCAAGGGTCCGGTGGTCGACGTCCGGTTTCCGCCGGACCAGATCCCGGAGATCTACAACGCCCTGACCTGCAAGATAGAGACCGAGGAGGGTGAGCAGACCCTCACCCTGGAGGTTCAGCAGCTGCTCGGGGACGACATGGTGCGCACGGTGGCCATGTCCTCCACCGACGGCCTCAAGCGCGGCGTCGAGGTGCAGGACACCGGACGCCCGATAGCCGTCCCGGTGGGCGAGGCGGTCCTCGGGCGGGTGCTGGACGTGCTCGGGGAGCCCGTGGACGAGCAGGGTCCGGTCGAGGGCGAGGCCGACCGCTGGCCGATCCACCGCCCCGCGCCCAGGTTCGAGGACCTCTCCACGAAGGCCGAGCAGTTCGTCTCCGGCATCAAGGTCATCGACCTTCTCTGTCCGGTGAGGAGGGGTGGGAAGGTCGGCCTGTTCGGGGGCGCGGGCGTGGGCAAGACCGTGCTCATCACCGAGCTGATCAACAACATCGCCCTGCAGTACGAGGGCACCTCGGTGTTCACCGGCGTGGGGGAGCGGACCCGCGAGGGGACGGCGCTCTACGGCGAGATGGAGGAGGCCGGGGTTCTCAAGAACACGGCGCTCATCTTCGGCCAGATGAACGAGCCGCCGGGCGCCCGCTTCCGCGTGGGGCTTACCGGGGTGACCATCGCCGAGTACTTCAGGGACGTGCTCGGGCAGGACGTGCTGTTCTTCCTGGACAACATCTTCCGGTTCGCCCAGGCGGGCAACGAGGTTTCGGCGCTGATGGGCCGGATGCCCTCCGAGGTCGGCTACCAGCCCACCCTGGGGACCGAGATGGGGGCGCTGCAGGAGAGGATCACCTCCACCAAGAAGGGTTCGATCACCAGCTTCCAGGCGGTCTACGTTCCGGCGGACGACCCGACGGATCCGGCGCCGTTCACGGTGTTCGCCCACCTGGACTCCACGGTGGAGCTCTCCCGGAGCCTCTTCGAGCAGGCCATCTTCCCGGCGGTGGACCCGCTGGCCTCCTCCTCGACCATCCTGGACCCGGACGTGGTCGGGCAGGAGCACTACGAGGTCGCCCAGGAGGTCAAGGGCATCCTGCAGCGCTACAAGGAGCTGCAGGACATCATCGCCATCCTGGGCATCGACGAGCTCTCCGAGGAGGACAAGGTGATCGTGGCCCGCGCCCGGCGGCTGCAGCGGTTCCTCAGCCAGCCTTTCTTCGTGGCCGAGCAGTTCACCAGCCTCCCCGGCAAGTTCGTGGAGCTGGAGGAGACGGTCCAGAGCTTCCGGGAGGTGGTGGAGGGCAAGCACGACGATCTCCCGGAGCAGGCCTTCTACCTGGTCGGCGGCATCGACGACGTGCTGGAGAAGGCCCGCCAGCTCTCCGGCGAAGAAGAGGAGGACGAGGAGGCCGCCAAGGAGGAGGCCGGCGTGGGGGCCGGCGGCGAGGGCAGCTGA
- the atpG gene encoding ATP synthase F1 subunit gamma has protein sequence MASLRDLKRQIQSVKNIAKVTDALQAVSAVKFRKAEARVKRARPYAENMEEVMRAIASKASTRNPMLVGREEVRRVAVATLTSDRGLCGSFNAQVLRSTVRFRERQGAQTVQVASGRKGIAFFRFRRIALAESYSGFTDDPSYEDAQRIGRGLTRLFEREEADEVYLVYNRFVNPAVQRPVVVRLLPAAPEDGEEVETVSGAPFDFVPDADAILRRLIPQYVETLVWQALLESAAGEHGARMTAMKNATDNANELVDTLTLQMNKARQAQITREISEIAAGAEALAAG, from the coding sequence ATGGCCTCTCTCAGGGACCTCAAGCGGCAGATACAGTCCGTCAAGAACATCGCCAAGGTCACCGACGCCCTGCAGGCGGTCTCGGCGGTCAAGTTCCGCAAGGCCGAGGCCCGGGTGAAGCGGGCCCGCCCCTACGCGGAGAACATGGAGGAGGTCATGCGGGCCATCGCCTCCAAGGCCTCCACCCGCAACCCGATGCTCGTCGGCCGGGAGGAGGTGCGGCGGGTGGCGGTCGCCACCCTCACCTCCGACCGCGGGCTGTGCGGCTCGTTCAACGCGCAGGTGCTCAGGAGCACCGTGCGTTTCCGCGAGCGGCAGGGTGCGCAGACGGTGCAGGTGGCCAGCGGCCGCAAGGGGATTGCCTTCTTCCGGTTCCGCAGGATAGCCCTCGCCGAGAGCTACAGCGGGTTCACCGACGACCCGAGCTACGAGGACGCCCAGCGGATAGGCCGGGGACTTACCCGGCTCTTCGAGCGGGAGGAGGCCGACGAGGTCTACCTCGTCTACAACCGCTTCGTGAACCCGGCGGTGCAGCGGCCGGTGGTGGTGCGCCTGCTGCCGGCGGCGCCCGAGGACGGGGAAGAGGTGGAGACCGTCTCCGGCGCGCCCTTCGACTTCGTCCCCGACGCGGACGCCATCCTCCGGCGGCTCATCCCGCAGTACGTGGAGACGCTCGTCTGGCAGGCGCTGCTCGAGAGCGCGGCCGGCGAGCACGGGGCCCGGATGACCGCGATGAAGAACGCCACCGACAACGCCAACGAGCTGGTGGATACCCTGACGCTGCAGATGAACAAGGCGCGGCAGGCCCAGATCACCCGTGAGATAAGCGAGATCGCGGCGGGCGCGGAGGCCCTGGCCGCGGGATAA